The DNA sequence ACCACCGGGGAGCCCGCCCCGGGTGCGCCCGGGATCGGCACCATCGGGGTGGGGGTGACAGTTGTCACACCGTTGGCCCCGACGCGGGGCCCGCCCGTGGGTCCCATGGCGGCGATCTGGTCGGCCGCGGCCTGGGTGCAGTCCAACTTCAGCAGCATCCGGCCGCCGCTGGTCACCTTCTGGTGATCGACCAGGCAGGAGGACTGCGGCAACGCGCTGCCCGTCGAACCGCCGAAGTACGCCTTCACGCCCTGGCTCTTCAGGATCGCCAGCGCGCGTCCGTACTGCTCACCGACCACGTTGTAGGGAGAGGTCTCGACCGACGGCTGCGACAGCGCCACGCCGGCGCCCATCAGCGCGGCCGTGCCGGCTACGACGAGCCCGCTGCCGAGCACAGCGACTTTCCTCACGCAGTTCTCCTCGCCTCGTGGTGCGCTGCGAACATATCGCAGCCGTGCCGAATGTGAAACCGCTGCAGAAGCCGTCGGCGTTACAGCGTCGAGCGGGACGAAGGGGCGCAGTGTCGCCGGCCGCTGCGTGCGACAACGACACACTCAGCGCTCGAGCGGCATCGGCGTCGCTCGACCTGGTTGCGGCCCGGCGTCATCGACGCGGCTCGACCGAGTTGCGCATCGCCTCGCACAGCGCAGCCGCCCGGGCGTCGGTGAACAGGCCTTCGAGCAGCACCTGCCGGCCGTCCGGGCCACCCAGCGGAACTCGCCAGTTGGGGTACTCGTCGGTGGTGCCGGGCTGATTCTGGGTGCGCACCTCACCGACGGCGTCAGCCAGCGACAGCGCCAGCAACCGCGACGGGGTGCGGCCCAGGTAGCGGTGCAGGGCCAACACCACCGCGTCGACGTCGGCACCGTCACCATCGTCGGCACCGTCGGCACCGTCGGCACCGTCACCGTCGTTCTCGTCGCGGTCGTCGCCGAGCAGACCGACCCGGCGCAACTCGGCCATCCAGGCCTGCTGCCCGGCCCGGTCACTGGCAAGCTCCTCCGCGGCCGGGCGCGTGAGCAGGTCCAATTCGGCCCGCAGTCGCACGTGCACGCCGGCCAGATAGCCCGCCGTCGGCGGCAGGTCGTGGGTGGTGACCGCGGACAGGCAATATTCGCGCCACCGCTCGGCGGGCAATGGGCGTCCCTCGTCGTCCTGCTCGAACCACAGGATCGACGTGCCGAACAGACCGCGGTCGCGCAGGTAGTCGCGCACCCAGGGTTCGACCGTGCCCAGGTCCTCGCCCACCACCACCGCACCGGCGCGGTAGGCCTCCAGGGCGACGATGCCGATCATCGCCTCGTGGTCGTAGCGCACGTAGGTGCCCTCCGTGGGCGGCGCACCCTTCGGTATCCACCACAACCGGAACAACCCGATGATGTGGTCGATGCGCACCCCGCCCGCGTGCCGCAACACCGCGGCCACCAGCGCACGGAACGGCTCGTAGGCCGCCTCGGCCAGCCGGTCGGGCCGCCACGGCGGCTGTGACCAGTCCTGACCGAGCTGATTGAACTCGTCGGGTGGCGCCCCTGCCGTCACTCCGAGCGCCAGCACGTCCTGCAGCGCCCAGGCGTCAGCACCGTCGGGATCGACGCCGACGGCGAGGTCGGCCATGATGCCCAGCGCCATCCCCGCCTGCACGGCCGAGCGCTGCGCGGCGCCGAACTGCTCGTCGACGACGAACTGCAGCCAGCGGTGGAAGTCCACCTCCGCCTCATGCTCCACGGCGAAGTGGGCCACCGCCTCGCTGCGCGGGTGCTGCAGCTCGGCCGGCCACTCATGCCAGTCCGCGCCGTGGTGTTCGGCCAGGGCGCACCAGGTGGCGAAGTCGTCGAGGCTGCGACCCTCCCGAGCCCGGAACGCGGCGTAGGCGATCTCACGGCCGGCCGAGAACTCGACGAGGTAGACGCTCTCCAACGCCGCGCGCTTGGCCTTCCAGGCGCTGTCGCGGTCGATCTGCTCGGCGCGCGCGGCCCGGGACTGCACCTGTTGCCGGGCTTTGCGGATCCGACCCCGGTGACGCAACAGGGCGTACTCGGGGATGGCCTCGACCCGCACATAGATCGGGTTGACGAAACGGCGCGACGTCGGCAGGTAGGGCGAGGGTTCCATCGGCGCGGTCGGGGCGGCCGCGTGCATCGGGTTGACCAGCACGAAACCGGCTCCGTGCTGGGCGGCCGACCACACCGCCAGGTCGGTGAGGTCGGTCAGATCGCCGACCCCCCAGGAGTTCTCGGAGCGGACGCTGTAGAGCTGGGCGGCCAGGCCCCAGGCGCGGCCGCCGCCGAGCCGGGTCGGCACATCCAGCTTGGCGGGCGCGACGATGACCGGCGTGCTGATGTCGGTGGGACCGACCTGCATGTGCAGGTGGTGGTAGCCGATCGGCACATCCGCGGGCAGTTCGAAGGTGGCCTCGCCGACCGAGCGGCCGTCGAGGTCGAACGGCGGCCGGTTGTTCTCCAGCTGCCGCAGACCGGTGCGCACGCTGCCGTCCTCCAGGCGCATCCACAGCCGGACCGGATCACCGTGGGTGACGTGCACCCAGAACGGTGTGGTCACGCCGTGGCGCCCGACGATCGACGGCGGCAACGACCGCGTCCAGTACTGCCGGTCGTGATCGGCCAGGGCGGCGGCCCGGTCCTCCTCGGTGGCGGCGGGTACACCCAGCGCCTCGAGGACGGCGATCAGCGTGGTCGCGCCGGCGCTGACCCGCCGGCCGCTCCAGTCCTCGTAGTCCGCCGCCACCCCGTAACGCTGGGCGAGGTCGATCAGCGAGGAGGGCGGTTGCGCCGCCACTTCGGTTGCCATGCCGCCAATCTTGCCTGCCGTTGCGCATCTGAGCCCAACATCCCCGCCCAGGGGCCCGGGCGGGCGCAGTTGCGCAGGGGCGGCCGGTAATCTCGCGGGCATGGCGACCGAACCGCCGATCGGCGGCGAGGTCAACCACCGCCGGGCCCGGCTGGCCGTGGCGGCCCTGTTCTTCAGCAACGGGGCGCTGTTCGCCACCCTGCTGCCGCGCTATCCCGAGATCAAATCGGATCTCGGGATGTCCAATGCCGGATTCGGTGCGGCCGTGGCGGCGTTCTCGGCGGGGGCGCTACTGGCCGGCATCGCAGCGGCCGTGCTGATCCGCCGTTTCGGTTCGGCGCGGGTGGC is a window from the Mycolicibacterium poriferae genome containing:
- the malQ gene encoding 4-alpha-glucanotransferase, translated to MATEVAAQPPSSLIDLAQRYGVAADYEDWSGRRVSAGATTLIAVLEALGVPAATEEDRAAALADHDRQYWTRSLPPSIVGRHGVTTPFWVHVTHGDPVRLWMRLEDGSVRTGLRQLENNRPPFDLDGRSVGEATFELPADVPIGYHHLHMQVGPTDISTPVIVAPAKLDVPTRLGGGRAWGLAAQLYSVRSENSWGVGDLTDLTDLAVWSAAQHGAGFVLVNPMHAAAPTAPMEPSPYLPTSRRFVNPIYVRVEAIPEYALLRHRGRIRKARQQVQSRAARAEQIDRDSAWKAKRAALESVYLVEFSAGREIAYAAFRAREGRSLDDFATWCALAEHHGADWHEWPAELQHPRSEAVAHFAVEHEAEVDFHRWLQFVVDEQFGAAQRSAVQAGMALGIMADLAVGVDPDGADAWALQDVLALGVTAGAPPDEFNQLGQDWSQPPWRPDRLAEAAYEPFRALVAAVLRHAGGVRIDHIIGLFRLWWIPKGAPPTEGTYVRYDHEAMIGIVALEAYRAGAVVVGEDLGTVEPWVRDYLRDRGLFGTSILWFEQDDEGRPLPAERWREYCLSAVTTHDLPPTAGYLAGVHVRLRAELDLLTRPAAEELASDRAGQQAWMAELRRVGLLGDDRDENDGDGADGADGADDGDGADVDAVVLALHRYLGRTPSRLLALSLADAVGEVRTQNQPGTTDEYPNWRVPLGGPDGRQVLLEGLFTDARAAALCEAMRNSVEPRR